The following are encoded together in the Streptomyces sp. NBC_01465 genome:
- a CDS encoding MFS transporter, with protein MTTPIDARRIRRPAWAGRNYTLLTSAAIVTNLGASGALIASAFAVLESGGDAGDVGLVAAARTVPLVLFLLIGGALADRLPRHRVMVAANALNCLSQAAFAVLVLTGDPQLWQMMLLTALCGTGQAFFSPASEGMLLSTVSGEQASRAFALYRMAMQSAGIGGAALGGALIAAVGPGWVLAVDAAAFAVAGSLRAFLDVGHIPRREPGGGMISDLREGWQEFISRPWLWSVVVQFAVVNAVVGAAEAVYGPLVARDSLGGPGPWGLALAAFGAGTVGGALVMMRWKPRRLLLAGSLCVFPLALPSAALALPTSAGVLMAVMFLTGISVQVFGVSWMTALHQEIPEEKFSRVSAYDWLGSIAMLPLATALAGPAESLFGRSAALWGCSGLIVLLTAAVLCVPAVRNLELRTPKPAPAEPSADVESPVGRLG; from the coding sequence GTGACCACACCCATCGACGCCCGCCGCATACGTCGTCCCGCCTGGGCGGGACGCAACTACACCCTCCTCACCTCAGCGGCGATCGTGACGAATCTCGGGGCGAGCGGCGCGCTGATCGCGTCGGCGTTCGCGGTCCTGGAGTCGGGCGGCGACGCCGGCGACGTAGGTCTGGTGGCGGCGGCCCGCACCGTCCCGCTCGTCCTCTTCCTGCTCATCGGCGGGGCACTCGCCGACCGGCTCCCGCGCCACCGGGTGATGGTCGCGGCCAACGCCCTCAACTGCCTCTCGCAGGCCGCCTTCGCCGTACTCGTACTGACCGGCGACCCGCAGCTGTGGCAGATGATGCTGCTCACCGCGCTCTGCGGCACCGGCCAGGCCTTCTTCTCGCCCGCCTCGGAGGGCATGCTGCTCTCCACCGTCAGCGGCGAACAGGCGAGCCGGGCCTTCGCCCTCTACCGGATGGCCATGCAGAGCGCCGGAATCGGCGGCGCGGCCCTCGGCGGCGCACTGATCGCCGCGGTCGGACCGGGCTGGGTGCTGGCCGTGGACGCCGCCGCCTTCGCGGTGGCCGGCTCGCTGCGCGCCTTCCTCGACGTCGGTCACATCCCCCGGCGCGAGCCGGGCGGCGGGATGATCTCCGATCTCCGCGAGGGCTGGCAGGAGTTCATCAGCCGTCCCTGGCTGTGGTCGGTCGTGGTCCAGTTCGCGGTCGTCAACGCGGTCGTGGGCGCCGCCGAGGCGGTGTACGGACCGCTCGTCGCACGGGACAGCCTCGGTGGTCCCGGACCCTGGGGACTGGCGCTCGCCGCCTTCGGCGCGGGAACGGTCGGCGGTGCGCTCGTGATGATGCGCTGGAAGCCGAGGCGGCTGCTGCTCGCCGGATCGCTCTGCGTCTTCCCGCTCGCCCTGCCGTCGGCGGCCCTCGCGCTGCCCACGTCCGCCGGGGTGCTGATGGCGGTCATGTTCCTGACCGGGATCTCCGTCCAGGTCTTCGGCGTCTCGTGGATGACGGCGCTGCACCAGGAGATCCCGGAGGAGAAATTCTCCCGGGTTTCCGCCTACGACTGGCTCGGCTCGATCGCCATGCTCCCTCTCGCGACCGCACTCGCCGGACCCGCGGAGAGTCTCTTCGGCCGGTCGGCGGCGCTGTGGGGCTGCTCCGGGCTGATCGTGCTGCTCACCGCGGCGGTGCTGTGCGTTCCCGCCGTACGGAATCTGGA